One part of the Quercus lobata isolate SW786 chromosome 7, ValleyOak3.0 Primary Assembly, whole genome shotgun sequence genome encodes these proteins:
- the LOC115953186 gene encoding U4/U6 small nuclear ribonucleoprotein PRP4-like protein, with translation MEVDEENPASTSPTEASDLGPDSQTLVSSVHATPLQPIQPLVPPVVVPPTAPIVPPIAPIPSILPPPVIRPLAPLPVRPPVLRPPILQNGEVRESDSDSDNEDTGPTRTAPGTTGEYEISEESRLVRERQEKAIQELMMKRRAKALAVPTNDMAVRTRLRKLGEPMTLFGEREMERRERLRMIMAKLDAEGQLEKLMKAHEEEEAAAAAAKADVEEEIIQYPFYTEGTKTLKDARVDIARYSLVQAALRIRREQRKRDDPDEDMDAELDWALGQAANLVLDCSEIGDDRPLSGCSFSRDGEKLATCSLSGVTKLWKMPNVEKESTLKGHTERATDVAFSPVHDHLATASADRTARLWDTRGSLLRTFEGHLDRLARISFHPSGKYLGTTSFDKTWRLWDVENGEELLLQEGHSRSVYGLDFHRDGSLAASCGLDALARVWDLRTGRSILALEGHVKPVLGISFSPNGYHLATGGEDNTCRVWDLRKRKTLYTIPAHSNLISAVKFEPQEGYFLVTASYDMTAKIWSARDFKPVKTLAGHEAKVTSLDVAGDGRYIATVSHDRKIKLWSSSSKEKAMDVD, from the exons ATGGAGGTGGATGAGGAAAACCCGGCATCAACTTCTCCTACAGAGGCATCTGATTTGGGTCCTGATAGTCAAACATTGGTTTCCAGTGTTCATGCTACTCCACTTCAGCCAATCCAACCTTTAGTTCCACCCGTTGTTGTGCCTCCTACTGCTCCTATTGTTCCTCCTATTGCTCCAATTCCTTCAATTCTTCCTCCCCCGGTTATTCGCCCATTGGCACCTCTCCCAGTCCGCCCTCCTGTTTTAAGGCCTCCCATTTTGCAAAATGGTGAGGTGAGAgagagtgactcggattcagaCAATGAAGATACAGGTCCAACCCGTACTGCTCCAGGTACAACTGGGGAATATGAGATATCTGAGGAGAGCAGACTGGTGAGAGAGCGGCAGGAAAAAGCAATACAGGAGCTCATGATGAAGCGTCGTGCTAAGGCTCTTGCTGTGCCTACTAATGACATGGCTGTCCGGACTCGTCTTCGCAAGCTTGGTGAACCTATGACtctttttggagaaagagagatggaAAGACGTGAGAGGCTGCGGATGATTATGGCAAAACTGGATGCTGAAGGGCAGTTGGAGAAACTGATGAAAGCTCATGAGGAGGAAGAGGCTGCAGCTGCTGCTGCAAAAGCAGATGTTGAGGAAGAAATTATTCAATATCCCTTTTATACAGAAGGGACGAAGACTCTTAAGGATGCCAGAGTTGATATTGCAAGGTACTCTCTTGTGCAGGCAGCTTTGCGTATTAGACGTGAGCAGAGGAAAAGGGATGATCCAGATGAAGATATGGATGCAGAGTTGGATTGGGCTCTGGGGCAGGCAGCGAATTTGGTGCTTGATTGCAGTGAGATTGGGGATGACCGGCCACTCTCTGGTTGTTCTTTCTCACGAGATGGAGAAAAGCTGGCTACCTg TTCTTTAAGTGGCGTTACTAAGTTGTGGAAAATGCCTAATGTTGAAAAGGAATCTACACTGAAGGGACACACAGAGCGTGCTACTGATGTCGCATTTTCTCCTGTGCATGACCATCTAGCTACTGCCTCTGCTGACCGTACTGCAAGGTTGTGGGACACTAGAGGATCTTTGTTGAGGACATTTGAGGGCCATCTGGACCGCCTCGCACGCATTTCCTTCCATCCTTCAGGGAAGTACTTGGGCACTACTAGCTTTGACAAGACTTGGAGATTATGGGATGTAGAAAATGGGGAGGAGTTGCTTCTTCAGGAAGGTCACAGTAGGAGTGTCTATGGGCTAGACTTCCACCGTGATGGATCACTAGCTGCATCTTGTGGACTGGATGCACTTGCTCGTGTTTGGGACCTTCGAACTGGTAGAAGTATTCTTGCCTTGGAGGGCCATGTCAAGCCA gttttgggaaTCAGCTTCTCTCCCAATGGATATCATTTAGCCACCGGGGGTGAAGACAATACCTGTCGAGTCTGGGAtctaagaaagagaaaaactttGTATACGATACCAGCACATTCTAACCTCATTTCAGCAGTAAAGTTTGAGCCTCAGGAAGGATATTTCTTGGTAACTGCTTCCTATGACATGACAGCTAAG ATTTGGTCTGCCCGAGATTTTAAGCCTGTGAAGACACTTGCTGGACATGAAGCAAAAGTCACGTCCTTAGATGTTGCAGGAG ATGGGCGTTATATAGCAACTGTATCACACGATCGGAAAATTAAGCTTTGGTCCAGCAGTAGCAAGGAGAAGGCTATGGATGTGGACTAG
- the LOC115954299 gene encoding eukaryotic translation initiation factor 1A-like — protein MPKNKGKGGKNRKRGKNEADDEKRELVFKEDGQEYAQVLRMLGNGRCEAMCIDGSKRLCHIRGKMHKKVWIAAGDIILVGLRDYQDDKADVILKYMPDEARLLKAYGELPENTRLNEGIIDDEEEGGGDDYIEFEDEDIDKI, from the coding sequence ATGCCGAAGAATAAGGGAAAGGGAGGAAAGAACAGAAAGAGGGGTAAGAATGAAGCAGACGATGAAAAGCGTGAGCTTGTGTTCAAGGAAGATGGGCAGGAGTATGCCCAAGTGCTTCGCATGTTGGGAAATGGCCGGTGTGAAGCGATGTGCATTGATGGCTCCAAGCGCCTTTGCCATATCAGAGGGAAGATGCACAAGAAGGTCTGGATTGCGGCCGGTGATATCATACTCGTCGGTCTTCGTGACTATCAGGATGACAAGGCTGATGTGATCCTCAAGTATATGCCAGATGAAGCTAGGCTCCTCAAGGCATATGGAGAGCTTCCTGAGAACACTCGTCTCAATGAAGGCATCATAGATGACGAGGAGGAAGGTGGAGGTGATGATTATATTGAGTTTGAGGATGAAGATATTGATAAGATATAG